The following are encoded in a window of Deltaproteobacteria bacterium genomic DNA:
- a CDS encoding M23 family metallopeptidase, protein MQAVSLVAGAPFMSDDAARALGDLAWVDGQLAAAADSLGVLSALLKQRTEDVAAAPSLWPVRGVVTSTFGLRLSPYGGGAEMHPGIDIQAPYGKPVAAGGSGEVIYAGRDPGYGRLVVVDHGGDLETLYGHLSKILVREGQRVSRGQEVGAVGASGRATGTHLHYEVRVNNEPVNPSRYLVN, encoded by the coding sequence ATGCAGGCGGTCTCACTGGTGGCGGGGGCGCCGTTCATGTCGGACGATGCGGCGCGGGCGCTCGGCGATCTCGCCTGGGTGGATGGCCAGCTCGCGGCCGCCGCCGACTCGCTCGGCGTCCTGAGCGCGCTCCTGAAGCAGCGGACAGAGGACGTCGCGGCCGCCCCGTCGCTCTGGCCGGTGCGAGGCGTCGTGACCTCGACGTTCGGCTTGCGCCTGTCGCCCTACGGAGGCGGTGCCGAGATGCATCCCGGTATCGACATCCAGGCGCCGTACGGGAAGCCGGTGGCTGCAGGCGGCTCCGGCGAAGTGATCTACGCCGGCCGCGACCCGGGCTACGGCCGGCTGGTGGTCGTCGATCACGGCGGCGACCTCGAGACGCTCTACGGGCACCTCTCGAAGATCTTGGTGCGCGAGGGGCAGCGCGTCAGCCGCGGCCAGGAGGTCGGTGCGGTCGGCGCCTCGGGGCGCGCCACGGGCACGCATCTCCACTACGAGGTTCGCGTGAACAACGAGCCGGTGAACCCGAGCCGCTACCTCGTGAACTGA
- the recN gene encoding DNA repair protein RecN: MLRTLKLRDLAIIDELELVLEPGLNVITGETGAGKSILLQALDAALGGRPDADLVRTGAEEAAVEALFTGAAPPAYAVLAAAGIAADDEIVIRRVIAAGGRTRAYVNDALGSLGLLRDLAPHLLRAYGQEEHHALRRVESHRELLDGIGGLVGAVEEMRRRHARLQAATQAVAERREAERTAAERVELLRFQASELAGARLVPGEQETLGAERSRLAHAERLAALVAAAEAGVYSGDASAVGTLGRALGGFAEAERLDASLEPTRRLLESALAELEEAGAALGRYLSGIAPDPARLEAVEQRLGELARLRRKYGGTVEDLIRRREEVVAELERAAGGGEALAALEAAAESGRRAAAEWAGRLSVERRRVARELERDLGRELATLALDDARFAVRFGEGRALGPEGWDEIEFFLSANPGEEPRSLARIASGGELSRIMLALKTLAAAEERGATLIFDEVDAGIGGAVAEAVGRKLAQLGRSRQVLCITHLPLIAAFAEHHIAVTKRVHAGRTTSTARPLTATERVAELARMLGGARLTRETREHAEHLLQQARPRKARREAAQT, from the coding sequence ATGCTGCGCACGCTGAAGCTCCGTGACCTGGCGATCATCGACGAGCTCGAGCTGGTCCTCGAGCCCGGGCTGAACGTCATCACCGGCGAGACCGGCGCCGGGAAGTCGATCCTCCTCCAGGCCCTCGACGCGGCGCTCGGCGGGCGCCCCGATGCCGACCTCGTGCGGACCGGCGCCGAGGAAGCGGCCGTGGAGGCGCTGTTCACCGGCGCCGCGCCGCCCGCGTACGCCGTGCTGGCCGCGGCGGGGATCGCGGCCGACGACGAGATCGTCATCCGCCGCGTGATCGCCGCCGGCGGCCGGACGCGCGCCTACGTGAACGACGCGCTCGGCTCGCTCGGCCTCCTCCGCGACCTCGCGCCGCATCTGCTCCGTGCCTACGGGCAGGAGGAGCACCACGCACTCCGCCGTGTCGAGAGCCACCGGGAGCTGCTCGACGGGATCGGTGGGCTCGTGGGAGCGGTCGAGGAGATGCGCCGCCGGCACGCGCGCCTCCAGGCGGCCACCCAGGCGGTCGCCGAGCGGCGCGAGGCGGAGCGGACGGCAGCGGAGCGGGTCGAGCTCCTGCGCTTCCAGGCGAGCGAGCTTGCCGGCGCGCGTCTCGTTCCCGGCGAGCAGGAGACGCTCGGCGCGGAGCGGAGCCGTCTCGCCCACGCCGAGCGGCTCGCAGCGCTGGTCGCCGCCGCGGAGGCCGGTGTCTACTCCGGGGACGCGTCGGCGGTCGGGACCCTCGGGCGAGCGCTCGGCGGTTTCGCCGAGGCGGAACGCCTGGACGCGAGCCTCGAGCCGACGCGCCGCCTGCTCGAATCGGCGCTCGCCGAGCTCGAGGAGGCCGGCGCGGCGCTCGGCCGATACCTCAGCGGCATCGCGCCGGATCCCGCGCGTCTCGAGGCCGTCGAGCAGCGCCTCGGCGAGCTCGCGCGGCTGCGGCGGAAGTACGGCGGCACGGTCGAGGACCTGATCCGCCGCCGCGAGGAGGTGGTGGCCGAGCTCGAGCGCGCGGCGGGCGGCGGCGAAGCGCTCGCCGCGCTCGAGGCCGCGGCCGAGAGCGGGCGCCGCGCGGCGGCCGAGTGGGCCGGCCGGCTCTCCGTCGAGCGCCGGCGCGTCGCGCGCGAGCTCGAGCGCGACCTCGGCCGCGAGCTGGCCACGCTCGCCCTCGACGACGCCCGCTTCGCCGTCCGCTTCGGCGAGGGACGGGCCCTCGGCCCCGAGGGCTGGGACGAGATCGAGTTCTTCCTCTCGGCCAACCCTGGCGAGGAGCCGCGGTCGCTCGCCCGCATCGCCTCGGGCGGCGAGCTGTCGCGGATCATGCTCGCCTTGAAGACCCTGGCGGCCGCCGAGGAGCGCGGCGCGACGCTCATCTTCGACGAGGTCGACGCCGGGATCGGCGGCGCCGTGGCCGAGGCCGTCGGCCGCAAGCTGGCACAGCTCGGCCGGTCGCGGCAGGTGCTCTGCATCACGCATCTGCCGCTGATCGCGGCGTTCGCCGAGCATCACATCGCGGTCACCAAGCGTGTCCACGCGGGACGGACCACGTCCACGGCCCGGCCGCTCACGGCGACCGAGCGGGTGGCGGAGCTGGCCCGGATGCTCGGCGGGGCACGCCTCACGCGCGAGACGCGCGAGCATGCCGAGCATCTTCTCCAGCAGGCGAGGCCGCGGAAGGCGCGGCGCGAGGCCGCTCAAACGTGA
- a CDS encoding NAD(+) kinase produces the protein MKRDRPRAARLAQRMIGWLRRRGIKALLDADAGLRGAPALDKDRLAREADLVVVLGGDGTLLSIARRTGARVPILGVNLGELGFLTEVVEAEAMPMLARVVAGRFDLDRRLTLAATLERAGERLGAFRALNDVVVTNGAHARIIEFSVSVDGLPLTTYRADGIIVATPTGSTAYSLSAGGPIVEPTAEVLLLCPISPHTLTNRPVALRPGALVCITIARREHDAMLTIDGQEARRLAGGDVVSVRRGRSPVSLVRSPDRTYYDVLRSKLGWGGR, from the coding sequence GTGAAGCGCGACCGTCCGCGGGCGGCGCGTCTCGCGCAGCGGATGATCGGCTGGCTCCGGCGCCGCGGCATCAAGGCGCTGCTCGACGCCGACGCCGGCCTCCGCGGCGCCCCGGCGCTCGACAAGGACCGACTCGCGCGCGAGGCCGACCTGGTCGTCGTGCTCGGCGGCGACGGCACGCTGCTCTCGATCGCGCGCCGGACCGGCGCGCGCGTACCGATCCTCGGTGTGAACCTGGGCGAGCTCGGGTTCCTCACGGAGGTCGTCGAGGCCGAGGCGATGCCGATGCTCGCCCGCGTCGTGGCGGGACGCTTCGACCTCGACCGGCGCCTCACGCTTGCGGCTACCCTCGAGCGGGCAGGGGAACGGCTCGGGGCCTTCCGCGCGCTGAACGACGTGGTCGTCACCAACGGCGCCCACGCCCGCATCATCGAGTTCTCGGTCTCGGTCGACGGCCTCCCCCTCACGACCTACCGGGCGGACGGCATCATCGTCGCCACGCCGACCGGCTCCACCGCCTACTCGCTCTCGGCCGGCGGTCCGATCGTCGAGCCCACGGCCGAGGTGCTGCTTCTCTGTCCGATCTCGCCCCACACGCTCACCAACCGTCCGGTGGCGCTCCGGCCCGGTGCCCTGGTCTGCATCACGATCGCGCGCCGCGAGCACGACGCCATGCTCACCATCGACGGCCAGGAGGCGCGGCGGCTCGCCGGCGGCGACGTGGTGAGCGTGCGGCGCGGCCGCTCGCCGGTCTCGCTCGTTCGCTCGCCCGACCGCACCTACTACGACGTGCTGCGCTCCAAGCTCGGTTGGGGTGGCCGATGA
- a CDS encoding replication-associated recombination protein A, which produces MTRQSELFHTAPATKATPAHAPLAERMRPRAIDDFVGQQHLLGPGHVLRDMIESGRVESLILWGPPGSGKTTLAYLLAAASGAPAVAFSAVLQGVKELRQIVDDAALTLARTGGSTVLFVDEIHRFNKAQQDAFLPHVEAGTITLVGATTENPSFEVIAPLLSRTRVLTLEPLGDAEIGAVIDRALADPERGLGRQKLALDAEARAFLVAHAQGDARVALNALELAARLARTRRTHTVDVPLLEEAAQQRALRYDKAGEEHYNVISAFIKSLRGSDPDAAVYWMMRMLEAGEDPLFIARRMVIFAAEDVGNAEPQALQVAVAAKDAVHFVGLPEGRIPLAQAATFLATCPKSNAAYQAMLRASEDVRARGALPVPLHLRNAPTPLMKGLGYGADYRYPHDHPDAVVDQEYLPERLAGRRYYEPTDRGREREIGERLRGWRGRREPKPQ; this is translated from the coding sequence ATGACGCGGCAGTCAGAGCTGTTCCACACCGCGCCCGCGACGAAGGCGACACCGGCGCATGCGCCGCTCGCCGAGCGCATGCGCCCGCGCGCCATCGACGACTTCGTCGGCCAGCAGCACCTCCTCGGGCCCGGCCACGTGCTGCGCGACATGATCGAGAGCGGCCGCGTCGAGTCGCTGATCCTCTGGGGACCGCCGGGCAGCGGGAAGACGACGCTCGCGTACCTGCTCGCCGCCGCGAGCGGCGCGCCCGCGGTGGCGTTCTCCGCCGTCCTCCAGGGCGTCAAGGAGCTGAGGCAGATCGTCGACGATGCGGCGCTGACGCTCGCCCGCACCGGAGGGTCGACGGTGCTGTTCGTCGACGAGATCCACCGCTTCAACAAGGCGCAGCAGGACGCGTTCCTGCCGCACGTCGAGGCCGGGACCATCACGCTCGTCGGCGCGACCACCGAGAACCCGTCCTTCGAGGTGATCGCGCCGCTCCTCTCGCGCACCCGCGTCCTCACCCTCGAGCCGCTCGGCGACGCCGAGATCGGCGCCGTCATCGACCGCGCCCTGGCCGACCCCGAGCGCGGCCTCGGCCGCCAGAAGCTCGCGCTCGACGCGGAGGCGCGCGCCTTCCTGGTCGCCCACGCGCAGGGCGACGCGCGCGTGGCGCTCAACGCGCTCGAGCTGGCGGCCCGGCTGGCGCGCACCCGCCGGACGCACACCGTCGACGTCCCGCTGCTCGAGGAGGCCGCGCAGCAGCGGGCGCTCCGTTACGACAAGGCGGGCGAGGAGCACTACAACGTCATCTCGGCGTTCATCAAGAGCCTCCGCGGCAGCGACCCCGACGCGGCGGTCTACTGGATGATGCGCATGCTCGAGGCGGGCGAGGACCCGCTCTTCATCGCGCGCCGCATGGTCATCTTCGCCGCCGAGGACGTCGGCAACGCCGAGCCGCAGGCGCTCCAGGTGGCCGTCGCGGCCAAGGACGCCGTGCACTTCGTCGGCCTGCCCGAGGGACGCATCCCGCTCGCGCAGGCGGCGACCTTCCTCGCCACCTGTCCCAAGTCGAACGCCGCCTATCAGGCGATGCTGCGCGCCTCGGAGGACGTGCGGGCGAGGGGCGCCCTGCCCGTCCCGCTCCACCTCCGCAATGCGCCGACGCCGCTCATGAAGGGCCTCGGCTACGGCGCCGACTACCGCTACCCGCACGACCATCCGGATGCCGTCGTCGACCAGGAGTACCTGCCGGAGCGCCTCGCCGGCCGGCGCTACTACGAGCCGACCGACCGCGGCCGCGAGCGGGAGATCGGCGAGCGGCTCCGCGGCTGGCGCGGTCGGCGGGAGCCGAAGCCTCAGTAG
- the truA gene encoding tRNA pseudouridine(38-40) synthase TruA — MQLRLTVEYEGTAYQGWQVQPGGATVQEVLERALATALREPVRVRGAGRTDAGVHACGQVAAVRVRHVPPDLERLRRSLNALTPDDVAVRDIAVVDDAFDPRRHARSRVYEYRIWNAPAPSPFWRRHAWHVPLPLDVAAMEEAVAALAGEHDFAAFRGADAGPQRSTVRRVLETAVRADGPLLVYRIEATGFLKHMVRNIVGTMVEVGRGERSPSSMRDILESRDRTQAGPTAPPHGLLLVAVRY, encoded by the coding sequence GTGCAGCTCCGGCTCACCGTCGAGTACGAGGGCACGGCGTACCAGGGCTGGCAGGTCCAGCCGGGCGGCGCGACGGTCCAGGAGGTGCTCGAACGGGCGCTGGCGACGGCGCTCCGCGAGCCGGTCCGCGTCCGCGGCGCCGGACGCACGGACGCCGGCGTACATGCCTGCGGGCAGGTGGCCGCGGTGCGCGTGCGCCACGTCCCGCCGGACCTCGAGCGCCTGCGGCGCAGCCTCAACGCCCTCACGCCCGACGACGTCGCGGTCCGCGACATCGCCGTCGTCGACGATGCCTTCGACCCGCGCCGGCACGCGCGGAGCCGCGTCTACGAGTACCGCATCTGGAACGCGCCGGCGCCGTCGCCCTTCTGGCGCCGGCACGCGTGGCACGTGCCGCTGCCGCTCGACGTGGCCGCCATGGAAGAAGCGGTCGCGGCGCTCGCCGGCGAGCACGACTTCGCCGCCTTCCGCGGTGCCGACGCCGGGCCGCAGCGCTCGACGGTCCGCCGCGTGCTCGAGACGGCGGTCCGCGCCGACGGGCCGCTCCTGGTCTATCGCATCGAGGCGACGGGGTTCTTGAAGCACATGGTCCGAAACATCGTCGGCACGATGGTCGAGGTGGGACGCGGCGAGCGCTCTCCGTCTTCAATGCGGGACATCCTCGAGAGCCGCGACCGCACGCAAGCCGGTCCGACGGCGCCGCCGCACGGCCTCCTCCTGGTGGCCGTGCGCTACTGA
- a CDS encoding aspartate-semialdehyde dehydrogenase, which translates to MPVPPPPPASAMRGSLQGSESCATLPGMATELTIAVVGPAGLVGREILELLGQRQFPAGSIRLLGTHRTAGAEVELAGRKEKIALLTPQAFDGVELAFFAAGPGVAGEHAPRAAAAGAAVIDVSSRFRLDPEIPLVVPEVNVGKLGEWRERGIVASPSGTATALGVVLGALAEAGLRRVVVSSYQGVASAGRRAVGALSQETIDLLNARGVRRRPRFARRIAFNCVPQVGALEPGGSTTHELLVVEELRKLLDLPGLGMSVTAVRVPIFFGSAFSVNLETESPLGAAGATAILQRAPGILLHDEPGGSYPTPAEVAGSDATHVGRVRDDPSAEPPGLMLWIALDNVRKGTALNAVQIAEILARDHL; encoded by the coding sequence GTGCCCGTACCGCCTCCACCGCCCGCCTCCGCGATGCGGGGGTCTTTACAGGGGTCGGAGTCTTGCGCCACGCTGCCAGGGATGGCCACGGAGCTCACGATCGCCGTCGTCGGCCCCGCCGGGCTGGTCGGCCGCGAGATACTCGAGCTGCTCGGGCAGCGCCAGTTCCCGGCCGGCTCGATCCGCCTCCTCGGCACGCACCGGACGGCGGGTGCCGAGGTCGAGCTCGCCGGGCGCAAGGAGAAGATCGCGCTCCTCACGCCGCAGGCCTTCGACGGCGTGGAGCTGGCCTTCTTCGCGGCCGGGCCGGGCGTCGCGGGCGAGCATGCGCCGCGCGCCGCGGCGGCGGGCGCGGCGGTGATCGACGTCAGCAGCCGCTTCCGTCTCGATCCGGAGATCCCGCTCGTCGTGCCGGAGGTGAACGTCGGGAAGCTCGGCGAGTGGCGCGAACGCGGCATCGTCGCGAGCCCGAGCGGCACGGCGACCGCACTCGGGGTCGTCCTCGGGGCGCTCGCCGAGGCGGGGCTGCGGCGCGTGGTGGTCTCGAGCTATCAGGGCGTGGCGAGCGCCGGGCGGCGCGCGGTGGGCGCGCTGTCGCAGGAGACGATCGACCTCCTCAACGCACGCGGCGTTCGCCGCCGCCCGCGCTTTGCGCGGCGGATCGCCTTCAACTGCGTGCCGCAGGTGGGGGCGCTCGAGCCGGGCGGCTCGACGACGCACGAGCTGCTCGTCGTCGAGGAGCTGCGGAAGCTCCTCGACCTCCCCGGGCTCGGCATGAGCGTGACCGCGGTCCGCGTGCCCATCTTCTTCGGCTCCGCGTTCAGCGTGAACCTCGAGACGGAATCGCCGCTCGGGGCCGCCGGGGCGACGGCCATCCTGCAACGGGCGCCCGGCATCCTGCTGCACGACGAGCCGGGCGGCTCCTACCCCACGCCGGCCGAGGTGGCCGGCTCCGATGCGACGCACGTGGGGCGCGTCCGCGACGACCCGTCCGCCGAGCCGCCGGGCCTGATGCTCTGGATCGCGCTCGACAACGTGCGCAAGGGCACGGCGCTCAACGCGGTGCAGATCGCCGAGATCCTCGCCCGCGACCACCTCTGA
- a CDS encoding superoxide dismutase translates to MARNLGQCAAASIALALAAVTCSAHADVKPEYNGMRLHELYVENLTPDHRPLDATSPLHAELARHFRTFEAWRRDFAAVASMRGVGWAILYEDPETGRLSNHWITLHEHGHPAGFRPLLVMDVWEHAFLVDYKPTERSRYIEAFFANVDWRTVEGRFARGEAEATRARPA, encoded by the coding sequence ATGGCAAGGAACCTCGGTCAGTGCGCAGCCGCTTCGATTGCACTCGCACTGGCCGCGGTGACGTGTTCCGCGCACGCCGACGTCAAGCCCGAGTACAACGGCATGCGTCTGCACGAGCTGTACGTCGAGAATCTGACCCCGGACCACCGACCGCTCGACGCTACATCGCCGTTGCATGCCGAGCTGGCGCGGCACTTCAGGACCTTCGAGGCGTGGCGCCGCGACTTCGCAGCGGTGGCCAGCATGCGAGGGGTCGGCTGGGCGATCCTGTACGAGGACCCCGAGACCGGCCGGCTCAGCAATCACTGGATCACGCTCCACGAGCACGGGCATCCGGCTGGATTCCGTCCGTTGCTGGTGATGGACGTGTGGGAGCACGCCTTCCTGGTCGACTACAAGCCGACCGAGCGTTCGCGCTACATCGAGGCGTTCTTCGCGAACGTCGACTGGCGGACGGTCGAGGGTCGATTCGCGCGCGGCGAGGCCGAGGCGACGCGGGCTCGGCCCGCTTGA